CTGGTCCTGCAGCTgatgcttactctgtgccagccaCAGGACCAGGGGCTCTCCACGTTCCCTTCAGAACCTTCTCAGAAGCCCATGAATCAGGCACTGAGGTCTGTCTTCCCCAGCGGGCAGTGGGGTGGCATGAGGTGGGGgtcagtggtgtcatctcaggaGGCCATGGCTGTGTGGTGGAAGGCTCTGTGAAGCCACAGAGAACTGGGCAACACAGGGCCCGCCGTGTGGGTGGGCATCGCTCCGCTTCCCGAGGCAGGAGGCTTCCTGCTGGCGGGGCAGAGCCTAGGACAGCTTTCTCTCCTGGCCCCTTGCTCCCAGGAAAATCCTTACGTGTGCTCCATAGCACTCTCCCCAGAGCAGATGCTGCTGCCCGCTCTCCGGCCTCTCCCTCAGTGGCTGCTGTCCTCTCTGGGCCACTGTTACCTCCTCTGCGTTCTCTGCAGGCCATGGTGAGAGGACGGGCCACAGGCGTGATGGTGGCAGTCACAGCCACGCCAGGTGCTGGGCCGAGTGCCGCCTGTGAGTCATCTCTGCAGCTGCTCTGTGGAAGACAGGGCTATTGCCCCATTTCAAAGATGAGacacagccgggcgcagtggctcacgcctgtaatcccagcactttgggaggctgaggcgggcggatcacgaggtcaagagataaagaccttcctggccaacatggtgaaaccctatctctgctacaaaaaaaaaaaaaaaaaaaaaaaaaacttagcagggcatagtggcacatggctgtaatcccagccactcaggaggctgaggcagaattgcttgaacccaggaggcggaagttggagatcgcaccactccactctagcctggcaacagagcaatactcagtctcaaaaaaaaaaaaaaaaaaaaaaaaagatgagactcAGGGAAGGATGTGTGTAGACCCGGACAGTGGTCAGAACTGGGTTTCAGACTCCAGCCTTGTGACTTCCAGGCCCTTGTCAGAAACACCCTCTAGGGGAGGGGGCATTTGGGAGCCTTGTTCTTGTAGGGCTGACCTCAACTCCAAGTGcaaggtctggggtggggcctggacTTACTTATTTTAGTGCCTCCCGTGTGCAGGCACCACCTGCAGAGGAAGAGATGGGGCCAATGGGGCTCATGGGCCAAACACGGGCTGTGGTGGCCGGAGATGTGGGACATCTGCCCCAGAGGTGGCAGAGGTGCCTCGTGTATGCAAACATGAAAGGGGCCAGGATGCTTTCCTGAGTGCTGCAGCCCAGGGGAGAGGGGCCGATAGTTTACAAACCACCCCCGAGACATGGAGCCTGCCGGGCAGGAAGGCACAAAGAGAACGGAACGCTGCACCAGTGCGGTGTGGAGAGGCAGTGTGGACCTTGAGACCAGCTGTGGGTCACCAGGCAGCCAAGGGAAGGGCCTGGCCAGCAGAGGGAAGCCTCAGAGCCAAGGGCCAGTCCTCAGATGGGCCCGTGTTAGGACGTGGAGAGGCTTGTAGGGTTCCCAGGGAAACCAGTGGATCTGCTTTGCGTGGTACAAACGTGCTCAAATATTTGCTCATATGACTCAGGCCCTTGCCTGCCTACCAGGAACCTGGCCATGAACTAGAGTGGCCAGATAGGTCTTTCAGGCCCAGAGTGCTGGCCTGCCCCATGGGCTCCCGTGAGCATCGCCTGCAGCCAGCCTGCTCTGGCGGCACTGGCCAGGGCCACACCAAGGCACTGTTTCCCCAGACTCACTGCCAAAACCCCATTTTCCAGGATGCCTGAACTGCCTGGGGTTCTGTATGGAGCGAGGGGAACTGCCTTCTCCCCAAGCATTACAACAAAAGGAGTTACCTGTAAACTCGGAAGCATCACTCTGGACTCCAAAACCTCACAAAGTTTATCCTCAAACGTTGTTCCCCCAGCTTCTTGCCCTGCTCTGGAGCTGCTGGTAGAAACTCCCCCAACCAAAAATAAATCCAAGTTTGAGGTGCATTCTGGCCAGAGGTTAAGATAGGGCCCTGGAGATAAATCTTGTAGCCAATCATTGCCATTTAGgaactctgtgaccttggggaatTTTCTTGAATTCCCTAAGcctcgttttttttttctgttaccaaAGGTTAAAAAGGGTACCCAGCCCTGTCCACTGGCTTATGAAGAGTAAACAAACATAAGCTGAActactaattatatttttaaaaaacagccacAGAAACCTTGCCATGGGTTGGTAGACTCATGCCCTTCACATGTAAACCATTAGTATCTTATACTCTTgaacttaagaattttttttaatttggggatTTTCCTCCCAAATTAAGcatgtttattatataaaatttggaaattcaGAAAAGCATGAAGACAGTTGTTTTTAATTGTACCACCTAGAGAAAAGATGCTGTTTTTAAATTCTGATCTTTTTTTCCTATAAGTAAAAatttcccattttacaagtgagtaCATTGAGGCTTAGAAAGCTGAAGCATTCTGTCCCAGGTCCCAGTCAGAAGAGAGCTGAATCCAGCTCAGCCTGATTCCAAGGTCTTAGGAACAAGCTGTGTCTTCTCCTAGACAGATCCTCGTATTCACCCTTGGCATCCTGTGGGTGAAATGTTAGAATACATcgtcaatttaaaaattagggagggtggccgggcgtggtgtctcacgcttgtaatcccagcactttatgaggccgaggtgggcggatcacgaggccaggagattgagaccacggtgacaccccgtctctactaaaaatacaaaaaaattagccaggcgtggtggcgggcgcctgtagtcccagctactcggagaggctgaggcaggagaatggcgtgaacccgggaggcggaggttgcagtgagccgagatcgcgccactgcactccagcctgggcgacagagcgagactccgtctcaaaggaaaaaaaaaaaaaaaattagggagggggtaattttattcattaaaatatgtacatatttagcCGGGCGCAgtttctcacgcctgtaatcccagcactttgggaggctgaggtgggcagatcacctgaggtcaggagttcaaggccaacctggctgacatggtgaaaccccgtctctactaaaaatacaaaaattagccaggcgtggtgatgggtgcctgtaatcccagctactcgggaggctgaggtaggagaatcgcttgaacccgggaggcagaggttgcagtgagtggagatcgtgccactgcactccagcctgggtgacagagtgagagcccgcctcaaaaaaaaattaaaattcaatgtaaaataaaatatgtacatatttaatcATTGGTGATTTAAAACTAGACAATCCTCTGGAGGGAATATTGCATGGAAGTAGGAGGCATGCAGTCAGCTGAAATGGCCTCCTGTAGCCCTTTCCATTCATAGCATTTGTACAATTCATAACTCTGACATTAAGACTATCTGAAAGTTCAAAGCACAAAAAGCACCAAATTGAGGTGCATTAACTCTGATATTTTATGGACAGGCACCCCACACTAGAGGAGAACAAAATCTAAATTACAGCTACAGATGAACTTATTATAAAGGAAGAAAGTGTATATCTCTACTTAGATAAATTTTAAATCTCAAATGTGTTAAGTCAgcaaaaatgattttcatttacCGATGAAAAAGTGTTTCCTTGgctgcgcacggtggctcacgcctgtaatcccagtactttgggaggccgaggggggggcggatcacgaggtcaggagttcgagaccagtctggccaacatagtgaaaccctgtctctactaaaaataacacaaaaaagtatccgggtgtggtggtgtgcacctgtaatcccagctactcaggaggctgaggctggagaatctcgtgaacccgggagatggaggttgcagtgagccaagatcgtgccactgcactccagcctgggtgacagaataagactccgtctcaaaaaaaaaaaaaaaaaaaaaaaaaagtgttttcagaTGCCCCGGGCTCTGTCGAGTTAGGTGTCTGGTTTACTCTTGCTACCGCTGCTGAAAAGGAGAGATTCCTGTAACCCTGAAGGGGACAGACCTCAGTGTCTCAGCTTTGATTCATACCTATTTTTTCAAGAAAGGTCTAATTTTATATAACACATCACTCAAAATGTATTCAGTGCCAACGTTTTCTGGATCCTGTACTTTTTGATGAGGAGAtgacagtcttttaaaaaatcatcatatCTCAGAGGTTTCTAGCCCAGCTGCTGCATTTGGAGCAGCTGCATTCCCTGCTGGCATGAACAACTCTCTTTACCTGTAGTGTCTTCCTACTTGGACTACAAGTCTGCCATTCTGTTATTTTCCCTAATTAGTTCTATGTCTTGCGAGATCCTCTTTTTGCCTAGAATTATTTTTGAATCCAACACAGGACTTACCAGTGCCCGACACATGATAGAAATTCAAGTAATACTTATTTTCAGAAAACGAGTGAGATGGGCattatattaatgtattaatccaacacatttactgagtaccatttatatgccaggtactgtgctggcCACTAGGGAGGGTGATGAACCAACAGTCTTTGCCTTCCAGGGACTTTGTCTCACTGGGGAACAGGTACCTAAGTGCACCATCACGAAGCAGGAGATCAAAGGCTGAGATGGGGCTGCACACAGGCTTCTGTGGAGGCACTAGCAGCTCTTCAATGAGACTTTGGGGATAGACTGCGTTAGGGTCTGTAGAATTCCTCAGAAGTCATTATCAATTTGTGAGTGTGTTGCTATTTCATGATTAAGCACTCTCCTATAATTGGAAAGAACTGTGGTGGGAGATAATTAGCAGAAGATTATCTTCTAATTAATTGTAACATCTCCAGCATAAGGTACTATAATTTGAGAGAACATTGGTAACTCACTCAGTCACTTAGGACAGGTTTGCTTTGCAGCTTAAAGCAATGGCAAACTCCTTTGTATCTTTGTGCTCTGAGAGATCTGCTTGTTACTGGGTTCAAGGCTGGTGAGGGACTGTTTGCTTGGATCTGGATAATTGCTGGTGGGTCAAAACCAGCTGAAAATACCTATAATGTCTGTAGCAAACCAAAGCGATAAAGGACGCCATTATCATAAAAACCACATGCTTGGTCAGGTCTCGGAGCATCATTGCCAGTTCCACTTGAGGCCCCCCCAACTACAGAAGAACCCAGTGGGCCTGTCCTGCTTTTAGTTTGAGGCACGCAGGAAATTCTGTTTGCCAGTGATTTGCTTTGGCTTTGAAGAAAAGTGTAGAGGGAAGACTAAAATGTCAATGAATAAGTGACTGAGAATGGGAGCCACAAGTCAAagattttggagacaggatctcactattacccagtctggagtacagtggcacgatcactactcacagcagcctccaccccctgggctcaactgatcctcccacctcagcctcagcctcctgaggagctgggacccacgagcatgtaccaccacacccggctaatctttttgtatttttatagagatggggttatgtgatgtttcccaggctggtttcaaactcccgggctcaagtagtccccctgccttgacctcccaacatgttgggattacaggtgtgagccacggcgacCGGCCTAAAGCTTTTTAACTCATTACTACTTTTGAGTGGTTTGATATAAAAAAGTGTATTCGAGCCATGAAAGTTAGAAAAGGAATTTTAATCAACCTTCATTGGCTTCCAAGGGAGCatactttagaaaacaaaatcatggccaggcgcggtggctcatgcctgtaaatctcagcactttgggaggccgaggtggccggatcatgaggtcaggagtttgggtccagcctggccaatatggtgaaaccccgtttctactaaaaaaatacaaaaaattagccaggtgtgttggcgggctcctataatcccagctactcaggaggctaagccaggagaatcactcgaacccaggaggtggaggtggcagtgggctgagatcatgccactgcactccagcctgggcgacagagtgagactccgtctcgaaaaaaaaaaagaaaacaaaatcatggcATCCAAAGATAAAGTTCATGACCAGGTCCCCTGCCCAGAGTTGGGTTCCCACCGTTCTTCAGAGGTAGCCAGCACCAAAAACCGTGTTGCATTTTTTTATGATTCACTTAAGTTTAGGAGTGGGAGAATATGTTTAACCCCAAATCTGCGCATCTCAAAATTCAATCTAGGACTAAGAAGAAATGAGAACAAGCCCCTAGCTCCAAGATAATCACTGATACTGCATTAAGGAAACAGACCTACCAGGTATTTTTGACACAAGGAATAAGGGGCATTTTACTATTTGATACTCAGTGAACTCGTGTATAGCAAGGGCCCTGTTGTTGAGATCTGAAATAGACTGATACAGAAGGTTCTGTCTCCTGTGATGCCAGCAGCCACCGTGTCATATATTTTACACTTTGCAAAGCATGCAATACAATTGTCATTTTGTTTTCActggaaaacaaaatttcattttttggtaCAGATTAATGCATTTTTTCAGAGGATCCAAGAACACGTTTCATTAGAATTGAAGActgtcaggccaggcacggtggctcacgcctgtaatcccagcactttgggaggccgaggcaggtgtatcacttgaggccaggagttcaagaccagcctggccaacacggtgaaacctcatctctactaaaaatacaaaaattagctgggcgtggtggcccttgcctgtaatccccgctacttgggaggttaaggcgggagaatcacttgaacccaggaggcggaggttgcagtgagagattctgtcactgcactccagcctgggagacagagaccctgtcccaaGGAAAATGATAATTGAAGACTGTCATTGAAGCAGAAACAACCATCAACAGTGAGTAGACTGAACTCCCTTTCATTGAAAAAGGGACAATGAAGAAACATCAGCTCCTCTCCTGTTTATCATTTCTCCTGTTTCCTGGATATTTGTATTGCCCCCTAAGCTCGTGCTAGtcacatataaacatattttttctttttttgagacggagtctcgctctgttgtccaggctggagtgcagtggtgtgatctcggctcactgcaagctcggcctcccgggttcatgccattctcctgccccagcctcccgagtagctgggactataggcacctgccaccaggcccatctaattttttgtatttttagcagagacggggtttcatcgtgttagccaggatggcctcgatctcctgacctcgtgatccgcctgcctcggcctcccaaaatgctgggattatagacgtgagccaccgcgcccggcccaaaaccACTTAAATTTAAGATTAATCTAAGGCGATTAGTGAGCTTCTAACTGAAACAGTGTCTCGGGACTACACAATTTAATAAATCCAAAGAATTTAATAATTAGCTTAATGCACAGGGTTTTTTTGTACTTTGCCCATTTGCTGAACTTTTAAACCTTCCTACATATGAAAGAGGAACAGTACTCTTTAGTATTACGTTATTGAAATTATGGAATTGCTCAGACTTGAGAATTTTGAGTTTTTCATGAGAAGTCAGTTACATTAAATCACCCTTTGTTTGCTTTTCTGGACCTATTTTTGCTCAATCTCAAATAAGACTCCTAACCCAGTTTTAGGCTCAGCACTAATTTGGAAGCTAAAACGTTTTgagataaatacaaaatatagtcCCGTCCCAAATGACACAGGCCTTTTAAAGAATAgcaataaaggtaaaataaagcaGGACAGCATGTCCTGAGGATGAAGTGTTTTGCAGACTCTTCTCATCGATCTGGTCAAGAAGGGAGAAAGGCTTTGGCCTCCCTGATCTTCTGCCTCACGCCTCTGCAGGACAAAGtgagcccagcgtggtggcgctTCAGGGATTCCAGGCGCCGGTGGAGCAGTTCGGTCTTGTCCACCTTTTCTTCCAAGTCCCGAAGAAGTGAGTCCTTGCCTAGAAGCCCGCACTTCTGATTCAGCCTGATGTTGTCCGTCCGCAGCCCCTCTCGGGCTTGCTTCGTCTTGGTCAGGATGTCTCTTCCTAGGGCGACCTGAGCCTCGATTTCTGCCAGCTGTGTCTTTTTGCACGCGTTCTCCGTGTCCATGAAGTGCAGCTTTTCCTTCACGTGGGTTATTACTTGCACACTGTTGGTCAACTTGTTGCGAAGTTTTAAAAGTTCCTCATTTCgttcctcaattttctcattgaaGGTTTGGTTCTCAATCTTCAGCTGTTCAAAGTCAATAAGAAGCAGACCCTGGGTCAGGTCCTCCTGGGTCCTCATCCTGGTTTCAAAATGCACCAGGCTCTGCTTCAGCTGAATGTTCTCCAGCCGCACGGCGCtcatctccttctcctttttatCCTCCAACGCCTGGATCTGCTCCACCTCTCGCAGAGCAGCCTGGCGCCCGCCCCTCATCCGACAGCTGCCCATGGCCTGCATCACCACCTGCTTCTTGAGTGCCTGGAAGCGTCGCCACTCCTTCTCCACCCTGGTGAGCTTCTCCTGGCACTGCCGCTTCAACTGGCCCAGCTCCTGGTGGTACCACTGCAGGTCGTCTGCCTGCTGCTTCTTCAGCTCCTCCAGCATGCCCAGATGGCGCAGGTACGCTTGCTCTTTCTCGGGGGCCTCGGCCTCTGCGCCCCGGTCAGCCACCTCAGCGGCCTCCAGGCCCTTCTTTCTGCGCAGCGCCTCGAAGATCTTGTGCTGCAGGTATAGGCTGTAGCGCTGGGAGCGGTTCCGCTCCACCAGCAGGGAACGGTACTGGCCCAGGAGGTCGCTGCGCAGCTGCTGCTCCTGCAGCTTCTGGACCTCCTCGGACCACTCGAGGTCCTCAAACTCGTCCGTTCCATCGAGGCGCTTCCCCTCTTCCTGGCTTTTGGCCGGGCGTCCTTCCCCATCCCTCTCCTTGCTCTCCGCGCCGTCTCTCTGCGTCTCCTCCTcgtcctcttcctccccctccacccGCTCTGTCTCGGCCTCGGGGGCTGCAGCAGCCTCTTCCTTATCGATCCTGGTCAACGGCAGAGAGGCCTGGGACCGAACTTCCTTCCCCTCCGCCGCCTGCTCCAGCTCCTCCGCCCCCGCCTCCGCCTCTAGTTCCTCGGGCCCGGCTCCGGACTCTGGCGGGGCGGGCTCCTCAGCCCCGGCCTCGGCCCGCTCTTCGGGCTCGGGCTGGGGCTCGGCCGGCCTCCCCGGCTCTCCAGGCCCCTCCTCGCTTGCAGCCTCGGCTGCCGTTAGCCCTTTCGGGGTCTTGGCCTGCTCGTCCGCGGCGGTGCCTCCCTGCGAAGCcgcttcctcctcttcctcctcctccggcTCCGACTCCAGCTCCCCGGGTTCGGGAGAGGTCGGAGGGCCAGAGCTGACCTTGATCTTGGACGGCTGCGCGGCCAGGCTTTCCGCGTCTCCGCCTTCCCCGCCGGGGTCCTTGGTGTGCTCAGAGCTGACGTCCATCTCCGCCCGGCTCGGCCAGCGCAGCGGACCCCGGCAGGACGCTGTTAGGTTTCCCGGGGCAACAGAGGGCGCGCGCGCTGGGCCCGGCGATTGGCCAGGCGACAGGCCGTCGTCCAGCCTCTTCTCCCCGCTGCCCGGCGAGAGCAAGCCAATGGGAGGCCGCGACCTGACGATAGGCGAGATTGATTGGAAGCGGCCGTGGGCTCTCGCCGCGAGGGGCGTGGCGCCCCCGCCGGGCTTTCTGCCTGCCCATTTCCCACCGCCGGGCCTGGGGCTGGGCGTTCAGGAGGCTCTGGGAAAGGCGGTGGCGGCCGGCGCGGGGGGCGCGCAGGCGCAGAGCGGCGGGCCGGGCGTCCGCAAGGTGGCGCCCGCGGGGCGCCTGCGCGATGCGGCGGGGCGAcagctgcggcggcggcggcggccgggccgggccggACGGCGCCTGCGTACTGAGGCGGGACGCGGCCCGGCTGGCTGGCTCCGGCGGCGGCTGGGCTGGGGCCGCGGTGGCGGCAGccgcggcggcgggcggcggttGCTCgtgcgcggcggcggcggcgggtcCCGCGGGCGGCGGGGCGCTGACGGCCGGGGGCGCGGCGGCTGCGGCGGGCCGGGCGGCGGGCGGCGAGCGGGGGAAGATGGCGGAGCTGGGGAAGAAGTACTGCGTATACTGCCTGGCCGAGGTGAGCCCGCTGCGCTTCCGCTGCACCGAGTGCCAGGACATCGAGCTGTGCCCCGAGTGCTTCTCGGCCGGCGCCGAGATCGGCCACCACCGCCGCTACCACGGCTACCAGCTGGTGGACGGCGGGCGCTTCACGCTCTGGGGGCCCGAGGCCGAGGGCGGCTGGACCAGTCGCGAGGAGCAGCTGCTGCTGGACGCCATCGAGCAGTTCGGCTTCGGAAACTGGGTGAGCGGCGCGACGGGGACCGGGTCCTGGCTAGGGCACTGGAAGGCCCGCGCCTCTCCTATAATTGGGCGCGCAGGCAGCGCTGGACCTGCTCGCTCGCTCCGCACCCCGGAAGGCCCCGGAGGTGGGGAGGGCGACGCTGCTGGTTTATAGTCGGGCACCTGTCGGAACCTATGCTCTGAGAGGCTGTGACgcgcccaaggtcacacagccgaGACGGGGCCAAGTGGGGCTTTGAACGCTGGCTTCTGACAGCAGAGCCATTTCCCTCACCTTCAGGGACGCCTTCAGAGGCGTTTGCGGAGTGCAGACGTTGGGCAAGACTCGGTGCCTTACCTGAGTTCGTGGAGACAGGCAGGCCCACAGACTCGACAGAAAGCGGTGGGAGCACCAGGGAAGGAGAACGGTGGGCGCCCTGCGGCTTGTCTCGGGGTCTCTGGGGCAGCCCCGTTTGCTGTCACTGTATGCATGTGCCCTGTGTGGTCCGCCAGTGCACAGAGTCTTTTGTGGGTAGCGTGCCTGGTTTATGCTTGGGTCCCCACAACCCACGACATTGTACGAGTGGTCAGTAAAGAATGAACAAAGAGGCCTGGCCTGGGAGGCCTGGGGCTTGGGTTTTGCTCTCTTTACCTTTGAGGTTTCTGTAGAGACAGCTCTGTGTGGGGAGCGGTGAGAGCTGGGCTGGATCCATTTACGCTAGCAACATCGTGTGCTAGGTTCTGTCCTTGAGAGACGAACATGGTGGTTCTCTCTGGGCGGTCTCTCAGCTCTCCTTCCACTCTGGAAGCTTGCATCCGTATTAGAAAGGAGAAAATCTCTAGCCGTATTCCCACTCATAACCACCAAAGACATGTGGCCATCCCCAGGCACCCTGAGAAGGAGGGGAGTGAGACACCCCCAGCGCCCTTAGCTTTCCAGAGTCTTCCCCTGCTACACCAGGTGCCTGCTTCTCGGAACGGCATCCGTCTCGCTGCCACCTCTCCAGCAGTCCTGCCTGGGCTGCTTTGATTgccttttgctttcctttcctttcctgagtCTCAGGGCCGCCTCACACACTCATTCTGAAGCCCTGGAATCTTGATTCTCCTCCTAGCTCCTTAGAGAAGATGCTCCTTTACAAATCCTTACCTAATGGTCATCAGCATTGGGATCTCCATTTTTCAGAAACTCTGTCCCACCTTGTCCTTCCATGCGGTTTGTGGATATGCACTGAGCATGTGTTCTGTGCAGATTCTACAGGGGCGGAGAACTCTGAAGGAAAGAGAAGGCTTTATCCCTGCATTCAGGGAGCTTAAAGTGTGGTACTGACTTGGTCCTAGGTCCAGAGCTCTTCCCTGGCACCAGCCCTCCATGTCCAGCCGCCTCCCTGTCCTACCTGCCTCTCAGTGTCCTCTCCACTTCTTAGTTCCTTGTTCCACTAAGTTCCTGATCCAGTTTATCAGCTGTCTCCTCACAGTACATCCGGAACAAACCACTTCTTACAGCCGTAGTCCCGGCTGATGTTTACGTTTACGTCTTGCCTTGACCGCTTTGGGAGCCTCCTTGTTCGTTATTCCGCCTCCACCCCATTCCCCCATTCCACACACCGTAACCGGAGCGAGCTTTGGAAGCACAAAGCGCCTCACACTGGCCTCAGTGGCTTTTACTTCAATTAAGGCAGCCTCAGAAGTGTTGAGCAATGAGATCTCATCTGTTACCTCCCTTGATCGTTTTATATTTCTTCTACCTAGAGTGCTCTCTCCCCGCAAATCATGGCCCAGGATTGATCT
Above is a window of Nomascus leucogenys isolate Asia chromosome 20, Asia_NLE_v1, whole genome shotgun sequence DNA encoding:
- the CCDC96 gene encoding coiled-coil domain-containing protein 96, with translation MDVSSEHTKDPGGEGGDAESLAAQPSKIKVSSGPPTSPEPGELESEPEEEEEEEAASQGGTAADEQAKTPKGLTAAEAASEEGPGEPGRPAEPQPEPEERAEAGAEEPAPPESGAGPEELEAEAGAEELEQAAEGKEVRSQASLPLTRIDKEEAAAAPEAETERVEGEEEDEEETQRDGAESKERDGEGRPAKSQEEGKRLDGTDEFEDLEWSEEVQKLQEQQLRSDLLGQYRSLLVERNRSQRYSLYLQHKIFEALRRKKGLEAAEVADRGAEAEAPEKEQAYLRHLGMLEELKKQQADDLQWYHQELGQLKRQCQEKLTRVEKEWRRFQALKKQVVMQAMGSCRMRGGRQAALREVEQIQALEDKKEKEMSAVRLENIQLKQSLVHFETRMRTQEDLTQGLLLIDFEQLKIENQTFNEKIEERNEELLKLRNKLTNSVQVITHVKEKLHFMDTENACKKTQLAEIEAQVALGRDILTKTKQAREGLRTDNIRLNQKCGLLGKDSLLRDLEEKVDKTELLHRRLESLKRHHAGLTLSCRGVRQKIREAKAFLPS